The Treponema medium genome has a window encoding:
- a CDS encoding P-loop NTPase has product MQIIPIASGKGGVGKSLLSANLAIALGQAGKNVLVADLDLGASNLHLVLGQQSNAHGIGTFLSGNSSFENIIVNTGYPNVRFVPGDSEIPGFAALKASDKNSLIKNMLKMDADYLILDLGAGTHLGILDFFLLSPQGIVVTAPSVTAILNAYLFLKNVVFRMLYGAFKRNSPGFKYLEKLKSDSASMQRMYIPRIITELEKVDPKNTELFLSNLRKFKPRLIMNMLDDPKDADKALKIRRSCQEYLNINLEHLGVIYRDTIQDTALASRLPVILYKPHAMISQAIYRIADKILQSETETFQNAADYAEYTDETFQSAELEAETDFRSKMGYIEDLIGSDALSMSDIAEMLKSQQYEISVLKKENALLKRKIKTALEQGYRI; this is encoded by the coding sequence ATGCAAATAATACCGATTGCTAGCGGAAAGGGAGGGGTCGGAAAAAGTCTTCTTTCCGCGAATCTTGCAATTGCACTCGGACAAGCAGGAAAAAACGTTCTGGTTGCCGATCTGGATTTAGGCGCATCAAATCTTCACTTAGTCCTTGGACAGCAATCGAATGCGCACGGAATCGGTACTTTTCTGTCGGGAAATTCGTCATTTGAAAATATTATTGTAAATACGGGGTATCCGAATGTTCGTTTTGTTCCGGGCGACTCCGAAATTCCCGGCTTCGCAGCCTTAAAAGCCTCCGATAAAAACAGCCTAATCAAAAATATGCTTAAAATGGATGCAGACTACCTGATTCTTGATCTCGGTGCAGGAACGCACCTCGGTATTCTGGATTTCTTTTTACTTTCCCCTCAGGGCATTGTCGTTACTGCGCCGTCGGTTACCGCAATACTGAACGCATATCTTTTCCTAAAAAATGTCGTATTCCGTATGCTCTACGGAGCCTTTAAGCGAAACAGCCCCGGTTTTAAATACCTTGAGAAGCTCAAGTCGGATTCCGCATCTATGCAGCGAATGTATATTCCCCGCATCATCACCGAGCTGGAAAAAGTCGATCCTAAAAACACCGAACTTTTTTTATCCAATCTGCGGAAATTTAAGCCCCGGCTTATTATGAATATGCTCGATGACCCGAAAGATGCCGACAAAGCCTTAAAGATCCGCCGTTCATGTCAGGAATACCTCAATATCAATCTTGAACACCTCGGCGTTATTTACCGAGATACAATACAGGATACGGCGCTTGCATCGCGTTTACCCGTCATCCTATACAAACCACATGCGATGATTTCTCAGGCAATCTACCGCATTGCCGACAAAATTCTACAGTCCGAAACCGAAACCTTTCAAAATGCGGCAGATTACGCCGAATATACCGATGAAACGTTTCAGTCTGCCGAATTAGAGGCTGAAACCGACTTCCGCTCAAAAATGGGTTATATCGAAGATCTTATCGGCAGTGATGCATTATCAATGAGTGATATTGCCGAAATGCTCAAGAGTCAGCAATATGAGATTTCCGTTTTAAAGAAAGAAAATGCTTTGTTAAAGCGGAAAATAAAAACAGCCCTTGAACAAGGGTATCGTATATAA
- a CDS encoding ExbD/TolR family protein: MKRFKPERRKAEINITSLIDVVFILLIFFMIGSTFEKPVMKVALPEAESGAPVREKNIEIIVNKDGDVYIGMQRYDLAELEVFLKRRTAENPNAAAFLSCDKDLTFKQFVAVMDVLNKSGIRNAAVKHDYPQN; this comes from the coding sequence ATGAAACGGTTTAAACCGGAGCGGCGAAAGGCTGAAATTAATATTACATCATTAATAGATGTCGTCTTTATTCTGCTTATCTTTTTTATGATCGGTTCTACTTTTGAAAAACCGGTAATGAAAGTTGCACTGCCGGAAGCTGAATCGGGTGCGCCGGTACGCGAAAAAAATATTGAAATTATTGTGAATAAAGACGGCGATGTGTATATCGGGATGCAGCGTTATGATCTGGCTGAATTGGAAGTGTTTTTAAAAAGGCGGACGGCTGAAAATCCTAATGCCGCAGCGTTTTTATCTTGCGATAAAGACTTAACTTTTAAACAATTTGTTGCGGTAATGGATGTGCTGAATAAGAGCGGCATACGGAATGCGGCGGTAAAACATGATTATCCGCAAAACTAA
- a CDS encoding MotA/TolQ/ExbB proton channel family protein, with amino-acid sequence MDGLYYFIDLMQKGKAVNYVILLLYLVVLATAAERLVYYISTQYKRKLFYSILKECEAAFLHKQVITQAAFQKKGLHNSCIESVGQVFFEYRSTQSGALAEAFERTVQGIIAVQERGFILLSRIAAVAPLLGLLGTVTGLMAAFQKIAALGGSVDITVLSGGIWEAMITTATGLVTAIFSFAVYELFDWVSMRRVRDMEQLISVLNGLHTAQQSSDVPAGDTEHCNETV; translated from the coding sequence ATGGACGGACTATACTATTTTATCGATTTAATGCAGAAGGGCAAAGCCGTAAATTATGTGATTTTGCTGTTATATCTTGTTGTACTCGCAACAGCAGCTGAGCGGCTGGTCTATTATATAAGCACACAATATAAGCGTAAACTTTTTTATAGCATATTAAAAGAATGCGAAGCGGCTTTTTTGCATAAGCAGGTAATTACTCAAGCTGCATTTCAAAAGAAAGGATTGCATAACTCATGTATTGAAAGTGTGGGGCAGGTCTTTTTTGAATATCGTTCCACCCAATCCGGAGCGCTTGCAGAAGCTTTTGAACGAACCGTACAGGGCATTATAGCTGTACAAGAGCGCGGGTTTATTTTGCTTTCCCGTATCGCTGCCGTTGCGCCGCTGCTCGGATTGTTGGGAACCGTTACCGGTTTGATGGCAGCGTTTCAGAAGATTGCCGCTTTAGGAGGCAGCGTAGATATTACGGTTTTATCAGGCGGTATTTGGGAAGCGATGATTACGACTGCAACCGGACTGGTAACTGCAATCTTTTCATTTGCTGTGTATGAATTATTTGATTGGGTAAGTATGCGGAGAGTCCGCGATATGGAACAACTGATCTCCGTATTGAACGGACTTCATACGGCGCAGCAATCTTCCGATGTGCCGGCCGGAGATACGGAGCACTGCAATGAAACGGTTTAA
- a CDS encoding TonB family protein has product MIIRKTNGIVSVAVFMAAAVLHFVIIAAVFLHISFDVPAPGQTQFVMQSPPLPAPAAPVSQKQRVQKTVKRKETPVSETIPEPQNIQADQSEQVVTPDSAVVDSGAEIQGAQEDETSAGIAGGNGSSVTDAKTIILQRIAAKKIYPKAARKHNQEGSVTLSVLVLGSGQLVKADIISPCPYKFLNEAALASVRAAAPFPLGDSAPEQIELTVTLEYRLEG; this is encoded by the coding sequence ATGATTATCCGCAAAACTAACGGTATCGTCTCCGTTGCGGTTTTTATGGCAGCCGCTGTCTTGCATTTTGTTATCATAGCCGCAGTATTTTTGCATATTTCGTTTGACGTACCGGCACCGGGACAAACCCAATTTGTGATGCAAAGTCCTCCGCTGCCTGCTCCCGCAGCACCCGTATCTCAAAAACAGCGTGTGCAAAAGACGGTGAAACGGAAAGAAACTCCGGTATCCGAAACAATACCGGAGCCGCAAAATATCCAAGCTGACCAGTCTGAACAGGTTGTGACGCCCGACTCGGCTGTTGTCGATTCGGGTGCGGAAATACAGGGGGCACAAGAGGACGAAACTTCTGCCGGTATAGCCGGTGGGAATGGTAGTTCTGTCACGGATGCCAAGACTATTATCTTGCAGCGGATAGCGGCAAAAAAGATATACCCTAAAGCTGCCCGGAAACATAATCAGGAAGGGAGCGTTACATTGAGCGTTCTCGTGTTAGGGTCGGGGCAGCTTGTTAAGGCGGATATTATCAGCCCGTGCCCGTATAAATTTTTAAATGAGGCCGCGTTGGCAAGTGTCCGTGCTGCGGCTCCCTTTCCTTTGGGAGATTCCGCGCCGGAACAAATTGAGCTGACGGTTACGTTAGAGTACCGGCTGGAAGGATAG